A portion of the Peptococcaceae bacterium genome contains these proteins:
- a CDS encoding CoA protein activase has protein sequence MKVSFPIMGNSYVAFKQLVEQIGHEPVVPPLPSSRTMTLGTTYSPEFACIPFKILMGTYLEAIEKGAELIISSGGHGPCRAGYYGEVHQRIINELGYKTKVIIFDSVNMAFKDFFKKLHYILRTGKTSWWQFIKVYRTVWDKLLALDEIELLAHQVRPYEVEKGKTSEVYRRCLAIMDQARTRTQIKEAKEACFRLLQNISQDKSRKPLKIGIVGEIYVQIEPFANLDIQATLGEMGVFTKRGIHLSEWWMETTHQSHNEEKAVAAARPYLNQMIGGHGILSVGETILYARRGFDGVIQLAPFSCIPEIVAKSILTQVSRDYGIPVLTIFLDEQTGREGLRTRLEAFVDLLQQRRQKRLGGAVS, from the coding sequence ATGAAAGTGTCGTTTCCCATCATGGGTAATTCTTACGTGGCGTTTAAACAGCTCGTGGAACAGATCGGGCATGAGCCGGTTGTCCCTCCGCTGCCCAGTTCCAGGACGATGACGCTTGGAACCACCTATTCTCCCGAATTTGCCTGCATACCGTTTAAGATCCTGATGGGGACATACCTGGAGGCGATAGAAAAAGGGGCCGAACTCATCATCTCTTCGGGCGGGCACGGTCCCTGCAGGGCCGGGTATTACGGCGAAGTGCACCAGCGAATCATCAACGAGCTGGGCTACAAGACAAAGGTAATAATCTTTGACTCGGTAAACATGGCCTTCAAAGACTTCTTCAAGAAGCTGCATTATATTCTCAGGACGGGAAAAACCTCCTGGTGGCAGTTTATCAAAGTCTACAGGACGGTCTGGGATAAACTCCTGGCCCTTGATGAAATCGAGCTGCTCGCTCACCAGGTGCGGCCTTACGAGGTAGAAAAAGGGAAAACGAGCGAGGTTTACCGCCGGTGCCTGGCGATAATGGATCAGGCCCGGACCAGGACCCAGATTAAAGAGGCCAAGGAAGCCTGTTTCCGGCTCCTGCAGAATATTTCTCAGGATAAAAGCAGGAAACCGTTAAAAATAGGGATAGTTGGGGAAATATATGTACAGATAGAGCCTTTTGCCAATTTGGACATCCAGGCGACCCTGGGAGAAATGGGCGTTTTCACCAAGCGAGGGATCCATTTGAGCGAATGGTGGATGGAAACGACCCACCAGTCGCATAATGAAGAAAAGGCCGTTGCCGCCGCCAGGCCTTATCTGAACCAGATGATTGGCGGGCACGGTATTCTCTCGGTAGGCGAGACCATTCTCTATGCCAGGCGCGGGTTTGACGGGGTGATCCAGCTGGCTCCCTTCAGCTGCATACCGGAAATAGTGGCCAAAAGCATCCTGACCCAGGTGAGCAGGGATTATGGTATTCCCGTGCTGACCATCTTTCTGGATGAACAGACAGGCAGAGAGGGCTTGCGAACCAGGCTGGAAGCGTTTGTCGATTTACTCCAGCAGCGGCGCCAAAAGAGATTGGGAGGAGCAGTGTCGTGA
- a CDS encoding acyl-CoA dehydratase activase: MKAYLGVDVGSVSTKLVVMDENDEVLESLYLRTQGQPVKIVQDGLRTLGEKLGQYVEIAGTGVTGSARNLAAVLVGADAVKNEITAHAVAVSKLVPGAQTILEIGGQDSKIIIMRDGIVTDFAMNTVCAAGTGSFLDHQADRLKIPIEQFGELALRSKNPVRIAGRCAVFAESDMIHKQQLGHAAEDIIAGLCEALVRNYLNNVGKGKDILPPVVFQGGVAANTGIKAAFEKALNMELIVPQYFSVMGAVGCCLLAKEAVRGKQTKFKGWQAAEYKFQPTSFECKGCPNLCEVIQIYENGVLIARWGDRCGKWSNAVVKVG; this comes from the coding sequence GTGAAAGCTTATCTTGGTGTAGACGTGGGTTCCGTCAGCACAAAACTCGTCGTTATGGACGAAAACGACGAGGTGCTGGAGAGCCTGTACTTAAGGACACAGGGACAGCCGGTCAAGATTGTCCAGGACGGTTTAAGAACCCTCGGTGAAAAATTGGGGCAATACGTTGAAATCGCCGGGACCGGGGTTACGGGGAGCGCCCGCAACCTAGCGGCGGTGCTGGTTGGAGCCGACGCCGTGAAAAACGAGATCACCGCCCATGCCGTGGCTGTTTCCAAGCTGGTGCCGGGTGCCCAGACAATACTGGAAATAGGCGGGCAGGACTCCAAGATAATAATCATGCGGGACGGGATTGTGACCGATTTTGCCATGAACACGGTGTGCGCGGCCGGTACCGGGTCTTTTTTGGACCACCAGGCCGATCGTTTAAAGATACCGATTGAGCAGTTCGGCGAACTGGCCCTCAGGTCAAAAAACCCGGTCAGGATCGCCGGGCGGTGCGCTGTTTTTGCCGAGTCCGATATGATTCACAAGCAGCAGCTCGGGCATGCCGCCGAAGATATTATTGCCGGTTTGTGCGAGGCCCTTGTCCGTAACTACTTGAACAACGTGGGAAAGGGGAAGGACATCCTGCCCCCCGTGGTTTTCCAGGGCGGAGTGGCGGCCAATACGGGGATCAAAGCCGCCTTTGAGAAAGCCCTCAACATGGAATTGATCGTTCCCCAATATTTCAGCGTCATGGGTGCGGTGGGCTGCTGCCTTCTGGCCAAGGAAGCCGTGCGCGGCAAACAGACCAAATTCAAGGGCTGGCAGGCTGCCGAATACAAGTTCCAGCCGACAAGTTTTGAATGCAAAGGCTGCCCCAACCTCTGCGAGGTAATCCAAATCTATGAGAACGGCGTGCTCATTGCCCGCTGGGGCGACAGGTGCGGGAAATGGTCCAACGCGGTGGTGAAGGTGGGCTGA
- a CDS encoding acyl-CoA dehydratase activase-related protein, producing MGVKIGFPRTLFYFIYFPFWHAFFSGLGFEVVTSRPTNKLSLDLGVQEAVNDACLPIKLYHGHVAELKDKVDVLFLPRMVSVRKLDAETFCPKFLGLPDMIRNSIAGLPEIIDEKVDLARGFFPLWKLGLKIARRLGYKKDWHTWRAFVKAKAAQDKYIRNLAAGVPPQVAMETAVTGEPVRLPDVPVPDLNLAILGYPYLIYDSFVNIGLFEKLAQMGVRAWTVEMVPPHRLEVQGKNLSKHLFWHFSNRAVRAAFYYLNEKRVDGIIHVTAFGCGPDAMVDKLMELEAKNRGNVPYLTLSLDEHTGEAGVLTRVEAFTDMLRIRRREHESVVSHHG from the coding sequence ATGGGGGTTAAAATAGGGTTCCCGCGCACTCTTTTCTACTTCATTTATTTTCCTTTCTGGCACGCTTTTTTTTCCGGCCTTGGTTTTGAAGTCGTCACTTCCCGGCCGACCAACAAGCTGAGCCTTGACCTGGGAGTCCAGGAAGCGGTGAATGACGCCTGTTTGCCGATCAAACTCTATCACGGGCATGTCGCCGAGCTAAAGGATAAGGTCGATGTTCTTTTTTTGCCGCGCATGGTCAGCGTGCGCAAACTGGATGCCGAGACCTTTTGCCCGAAATTTCTCGGTCTTCCCGACATGATCCGCAATTCCATCGCGGGATTGCCGGAGATTATCGATGAAAAAGTCGACCTGGCCAGGGGGTTTTTCCCCCTCTGGAAGCTCGGCCTGAAAATCGCTCGCCGGCTTGGTTATAAAAAAGATTGGCATACATGGCGGGCTTTTGTCAAAGCCAAAGCGGCCCAGGATAAGTACATCAGAAATTTGGCGGCGGGGGTTCCCCCCCAGGTGGCCATGGAAACGGCGGTTACCGGCGAACCCGTTCGGCTGCCCGATGTCCCGGTTCCCGATTTGAACCTGGCCATTCTGGGTTATCCTTATCTGATTTACGATTCGTTTGTCAACATCGGTCTTTTTGAAAAACTCGCGCAGATGGGCGTTCGCGCCTGGACCGTGGAAATGGTGCCGCCGCACCGCCTGGAAGTCCAGGGCAAGAACCTCTCCAAACACCTGTTTTGGCATTTCAGCAACAGGGCGGTGCGGGCCGCGTTCTATTACTTGAACGAAAAAAGGGTTGACGGGATAATCCATGTCACCGCTTTCGGCTGCGGTCCCGATGCCATGGTCGATAAACTCATGGAACTCGAAGCCAAAAACCGGGGCAATGTCCCTTACCTGACGTTGTCGCTGGACGAACATACGGGAGAGGCCGGGGTGCTGACCAGGGTTGAGGCTTTCACGGACATGCTGAGAATACGGAGGCGAGAGCATGAAAGTGTCGTTTCCCATCATGGGTAA